Proteins found in one Micromonospora sp. WMMD1082 genomic segment:
- a CDS encoding FAD-dependent monooxygenase: MRGDGIRVLVVGAGLAGLSLVHALRDWGAEIHVVERLAGPAPAGSGIYLPGNATRALRELGLLDPVADIAVRIERQRTATSRGRRLFEVDVDGMWRDVGPCLALHRSELHRRLLDALEGQPVRWGLTPMSLTAVGSRTLVEFNDGSSDIYDLIIGADGVHSTVRRLAFGDGLARRLDQYAYRFLAPRTDTDTAWSVQLGPGIQFLTIPINGRQLYCYLNTGPGGARSDWREVALAMFAEPVPTLLGQTDGRGHAGPNEEVVLPTWIRGTVLLVGDAAHACSPNMAQGAAMAFEDAIVLAESLRQAADIPAALAAFQTRRRPRTDWVLAQTRRRDRSIGLPSAVRNPLLSAYGQRIFRDNYAPLLGRP, translated from the coding sequence ATGCGTGGCGACGGTATTCGGGTGCTCGTGGTAGGTGCCGGCCTTGCCGGCCTGTCCCTCGTCCATGCGCTGCGAGACTGGGGGGCCGAGATCCACGTCGTCGAGCGGTTAGCCGGTCCGGCTCCCGCAGGCAGCGGCATCTACCTGCCCGGAAATGCCACCCGCGCGCTACGTGAGCTTGGCCTGCTCGATCCGGTCGCGGATATCGCCGTCCGGATCGAGCGCCAACGGACCGCGACCTCGCGGGGCCGGCGGCTCTTTGAGGTCGACGTCGACGGGATGTGGCGTGACGTCGGCCCGTGCCTCGCCCTGCACCGCAGCGAACTGCACCGCAGGCTGCTGGACGCGCTGGAAGGCCAGCCCGTGCGCTGGGGTCTGACCCCCATGAGCCTGACCGCGGTGGGCAGCCGGACGTTAGTCGAGTTCAACGACGGCAGCAGTGACATCTACGACCTGATCATCGGCGCCGACGGCGTGCACTCCACGGTCCGGCGGCTCGCCTTCGGCGACGGTCTGGCGCGGCGGCTCGACCAGTACGCCTATCGCTTCCTCGCTCCCCGCACCGACACCGACACCGCGTGGTCGGTGCAGCTCGGACCCGGGATCCAGTTCCTCACCATCCCGATCAACGGGCGGCAACTCTACTGCTACCTGAACACCGGCCCGGGTGGCGCGCGGTCGGACTGGCGGGAGGTGGCCTTGGCGATGTTCGCCGAGCCGGTACCGACCCTGCTGGGCCAGACCGACGGCAGGGGGCACGCGGGCCCGAACGAGGAGGTCGTGCTCCCGACCTGGATACGCGGCACGGTGCTGCTCGTGGGCGACGCAGCACACGCCTGCTCGCCGAACATGGCTCAAGGCGCCGCGATGGCGTTCGAGGACGCGATCGTGCTCGCCGAGTCACTGCGCCAGGCGGCGGATATCCCCGCCGCGCTGGCCGCCTTCCAGACACGCCGTCGCCCCCGTACCGACTGGGTACTCGCCCAGACCCGCCGCCGCGACCGCTCCATTGGGCTGCCGTCCGCCGTTCGCAACCCGCTCCTAAGCGCGTACGGCCAGCGGATATTTCGTGACAACTATGCCCCGCTGCTGGGCCGACCCTAG
- a CDS encoding FAD-binding oxidoreductase, whose amino-acid sequence MASDDTLSKILAEPEVVQLSAAVAGPVFLPGDEGYDADRATYNLLTPQRPAVVVGVVNADDVRETVRFARRNSLPVAVQATGHGVGVPADGAVLINTSRMTGVTIDPDARIARVEAGVRWQRVIDEAAKYGLAAINGSSPTVGVVGYTLGGGHSPFLGRSYGYAADHVTAVDIVTPDGELRTVTADLEPELFWAVRGGKANFGVVTAIEFRVFPLERLYGGALFFPGSQARQVLQAWRSWIEDTPDELTSSIALLRLPPVEAVPEPLRGQLVVHVRIAHLGSAEEGARLVAPLREAGTVLLDSVVELPYTAVASIHNDPVDPLPVCERSTLLRDLTPAALDRIVGLAGEGSEVPVTVVEIRHLAGALRRAPQVPNAVANREAAFLLFVASVTALDAVPAHVAYHARIIEELAEWDTGRAFANFLTPGNGAADHVASAYPPGVYTRLVELKRRWDPDNLFRFTHTIHTD is encoded by the coding sequence CTACGACGCCGACCGGGCCACCTACAACCTGCTGACCCCACAGCGCCCAGCGGTGGTCGTCGGCGTGGTGAACGCCGACGACGTACGGGAGACGGTGCGGTTCGCCCGCCGGAATAGCCTGCCGGTGGCGGTCCAGGCGACCGGGCACGGCGTCGGGGTGCCGGCCGACGGCGCGGTGCTGATCAACACCAGCCGGATGACCGGCGTCACGATCGATCCCGACGCCCGCATCGCCCGGGTAGAGGCAGGCGTACGGTGGCAGCGGGTGATCGACGAGGCCGCGAAGTATGGTCTCGCCGCGATCAACGGGTCGTCTCCCACGGTCGGCGTGGTGGGCTACACCCTCGGTGGCGGGCACAGCCCGTTCCTCGGCCGCTCCTACGGCTACGCCGCCGACCACGTCACCGCGGTCGACATCGTCACGCCCGACGGCGAGCTGCGCACCGTCACCGCCGACCTGGAGCCGGAGCTGTTCTGGGCGGTACGGGGCGGCAAGGCGAACTTCGGCGTGGTGACCGCCATCGAGTTCCGGGTTTTCCCGCTGGAGCGGCTCTATGGCGGTGCGCTCTTCTTCCCCGGCAGCCAGGCCCGGCAGGTACTCCAGGCGTGGCGGTCGTGGATCGAGGACACTCCGGACGAGCTGACCTCCTCCATCGCACTGCTGCGGCTGCCGCCCGTGGAGGCGGTGCCGGAGCCGCTCCGCGGCCAACTGGTGGTCCACGTCCGCATCGCCCATCTCGGCTCGGCCGAGGAAGGCGCGCGCTTGGTCGCGCCGCTGCGGGAGGCGGGCACGGTGCTGCTGGACAGCGTGGTGGAGCTGCCGTACACCGCCGTCGCATCGATCCACAACGACCCGGTGGACCCGCTGCCGGTCTGCGAGCGTTCGACCCTACTGCGGGACCTGACGCCCGCAGCCCTGGACCGGATCGTCGGGCTGGCCGGGGAGGGGTCCGAGGTTCCGGTCACGGTGGTGGAAATCCGTCATCTCGCCGGCGCGCTGCGCCGGGCCCCGCAGGTGCCGAACGCGGTGGCCAACCGGGAAGCGGCCTTCCTGCTCTTCGTGGCCAGTGTCACCGCGCTGGACGCGGTGCCGGCGCACGTCGCGTACCACGCCCGGATCATCGAGGAACTGGCGGAGTGGGACACCGGTCGCGCATTCGCCAACTTCCTCACTCCCGGTAACGGGGCGGCCGACCACGTCGCCTCCGCATACCCGCCCGGCGTGTACACGCGTCTGGTCGAACTCAAGCGGCGCTGGGATCCTGACAACCTGTTCCGGTTCACCCACACCATCCACACCGACTGA
- a CDS encoding AAA family ATPase — MVHKLRPGDQEPAGSSMVLCHRLIGRDVELARIEELLRRTDSGGGGALLLQGEPGAGKSALLAAATAAASSRRMRVLGCVGAATETHLPYAGLQQALRPVLPMVDQLRPAQRNALGAALGLTDGTVQGPFRVGLATLELLTWYAAERPVLLTVDDIQWLDRSTCDVLAFVARRLSHDPVVMISAGRAQELADNPIASIDLSSARLGALAEPDAAALIRRHAADLPGDVLRRVLSASSGNPLALVELPKALRHSSTEVLAGSGLPLTARLERAFGEQFDDLPADAQAVLAAAALNDGGSAAEASEAAARLTGMGAGVDTLAAAETRGMVTIANGRLSFRHPLVRSAICQSVSPARRREVHAALADVVADPVRRLWHRADASAGPDDGLAAELEQLSTRLLQRGSPATAAAALERAAGLSSADSERGRRLIIAVHIHSGSGAYEDATRLTNLPQLPSDALTRSYLRIVRQFTEGRWMSAESIPTLVEAARRFHAAGATEAAMLALLGATTAGWWGDASAEACSPLLAIAQSLPVPADHPAQILVSAMAEQHERGPEILRQLRDLPLGGPDRGIHALVEIGTALGYLGALPDYYRLMATVADSTRADGQFALLAMVQAMQSWVGLLLGRAGAAAAAAAECRSLSPPSGPERTSELARLAEAMLAARRGEVDKAESAAAVAEAALLRAGAHPLLALVQMVRGTAALATGEFESAYAHLVRIFDPSDIAYNDRMKAYAVVELVESATLARCPERVRDLHRQWAAEAERTGSPHLTIGVAVTAPVLSADPQTAFDAVFTDALNQWPVHRAKVLLAYGRWLRRNRRISESRATLRAAQDLFDALEMPPWSERAAQELRASGTQARGRPAVTPGRLTPQERQIAILAAEGLTNAEIAEKLYLSFRTVRTHLYHIFPKLGVTSRTELATVMSADVLDG, encoded by the coding sequence ATGGTACACAAGCTGCGACCAGGTGACCAGGAGCCCGCCGGCAGCTCGATGGTGCTGTGCCACCGGCTGATCGGTCGGGATGTCGAGCTGGCCCGAATCGAGGAGTTGCTGCGGCGGACCGACTCCGGCGGCGGCGGTGCGCTGCTATTGCAGGGCGAGCCGGGCGCCGGCAAGTCCGCCCTGCTCGCCGCCGCCACCGCCGCGGCGTCCTCCCGAAGGATGCGGGTACTCGGCTGCGTGGGCGCCGCCACCGAGACCCATCTGCCCTACGCCGGCCTCCAGCAGGCCCTGCGGCCGGTGCTGCCGATGGTCGACCAGCTACGGCCGGCGCAGCGGAACGCGCTGGGCGCGGCGCTGGGGCTGACCGACGGTACCGTCCAAGGGCCGTTCCGGGTCGGGCTGGCCACGCTCGAACTGCTCACCTGGTACGCCGCGGAGCGGCCGGTGCTGCTCACGGTCGATGACATCCAGTGGCTCGACCGGTCTACCTGCGACGTGCTCGCCTTCGTGGCGCGTCGGCTGTCCCACGACCCGGTGGTGATGATCAGCGCGGGGCGGGCGCAGGAACTCGCCGACAACCCGATCGCGTCGATCGACCTGTCGTCGGCGCGGCTGGGTGCGCTGGCCGAACCAGACGCCGCCGCCCTGATCCGGCGGCACGCCGCCGACCTTCCCGGCGACGTGCTGCGCCGCGTGCTGTCGGCCTCCTCCGGCAATCCACTCGCCCTCGTCGAGTTGCCCAAGGCACTGCGCCATTCGAGCACGGAAGTCCTCGCCGGGAGCGGCCTCCCCCTCACCGCGCGGCTCGAACGTGCCTTCGGGGAGCAGTTCGATGACCTGCCGGCCGACGCCCAGGCCGTGCTGGCGGCGGCGGCGCTCAACGACGGCGGGAGCGCCGCCGAGGCGAGCGAGGCCGCGGCCCGGCTCACCGGTATGGGGGCCGGCGTCGACACCCTCGCCGCCGCCGAGACACGCGGCATGGTGACCATCGCCAATGGCCGGCTGTCCTTCCGGCATCCCCTCGTCCGTTCGGCGATCTGCCAGTCCGTGTCCCCGGCGCGGCGGCGCGAGGTGCACGCGGCGCTCGCCGACGTTGTCGCCGACCCCGTCCGTCGCCTCTGGCACCGGGCGGACGCGAGTGCGGGCCCGGATGACGGGTTGGCGGCGGAGCTCGAGCAGTTGTCGACGAGACTGCTGCAGCGGGGTTCTCCGGCGACGGCGGCGGCCGCCCTGGAGCGGGCGGCCGGGCTGTCCAGCGCCGACAGCGAGCGGGGCCGGCGACTGATTATCGCGGTGCACATCCACTCCGGCAGCGGCGCGTACGAGGACGCAACCCGGCTGACCAACCTGCCGCAACTGCCCTCCGACGCGCTGACCCGCTCCTACCTGCGGATCGTCCGGCAGTTCACCGAGGGCCGCTGGATGAGCGCCGAGAGCATCCCGACACTGGTCGAGGCCGCCCGCCGCTTCCACGCCGCGGGGGCGACGGAAGCTGCGATGCTCGCGTTGCTCGGCGCCACCACGGCAGGGTGGTGGGGGGACGCCAGCGCCGAGGCATGCAGTCCGCTGCTGGCCATTGCACAGTCGCTTCCGGTGCCGGCGGACCACCCCGCGCAGATCCTGGTGTCCGCCATGGCCGAACAGCACGAGCGTGGCCCCGAGATCCTGCGACAGCTGCGCGACTTGCCGCTGGGTGGGCCAGACCGGGGCATCCACGCGCTGGTCGAGATCGGCACCGCGTTGGGCTACCTGGGCGCCCTGCCGGACTACTACCGGTTGATGGCGACCGTGGCGGACAGCACCCGCGCCGACGGCCAGTTCGCCCTGCTTGCCATGGTGCAGGCCATGCAGTCGTGGGTGGGCCTGCTGCTCGGCCGGGCCGGCGCGGCGGCCGCGGCCGCCGCGGAGTGCCGGTCACTGTCACCGCCGAGTGGTCCGGAGCGCACCTCCGAACTGGCCCGGCTCGCCGAGGCGATGTTGGCGGCCCGGCGCGGCGAAGTCGACAAGGCCGAGTCGGCCGCGGCGGTGGCGGAGGCGGCGCTGCTGCGCGCCGGTGCCCACCCGCTGCTCGCCCTGGTGCAAATGGTCCGGGGAACCGCCGCCCTCGCGACCGGGGAGTTCGAGTCCGCGTACGCGCATCTGGTGCGCATCTTCGATCCGTCGGACATCGCATACAACGACCGGATGAAGGCGTACGCGGTGGTGGAACTGGTCGAGTCGGCCACTCTGGCCCGGTGCCCCGAGCGGGTCCGCGACCTGCACCGGCAGTGGGCGGCTGAGGCTGAGCGGACGGGTTCGCCGCACCTGACGATCGGCGTGGCGGTAACCGCGCCGGTGTTGTCCGCCGATCCGCAGACCGCCTTCGACGCCGTGTTCACCGACGCGCTCAACCAGTGGCCCGTCCACCGGGCGAAGGTGTTGCTCGCGTACGGCAGATGGCTGCGGCGCAACCGACGGATCAGCGAGTCCCGCGCCACGCTACGCGCCGCCCAGGACCTCTTCGACGCCCTGGAGATGCCGCCCTGGAGCGAGCGGGCGGCTCAGGAACTCCGCGCCTCCGGGACGCAGGCCCGGGGTCGGCCCGCCGTGACGCCGGGTCGGCTCACCCCCCAGGAGCGTCAGATTGCGATCTTGGCTGCGGAGGGGCTGACCAACGCCGAGATCGCCGAGAAGCTGTACCTGTCGTTCCGGACCGTTCGCACGCACCTGTACCACATATTCCCGAAGCTGGGTGTGACATCCCGAACGGAACTGGCGACGGTGATGTCCGCCGACGTCCTTGATGGGTAA
- a CDS encoding BTAD domain-containing putative transcriptional regulator, with product MIDQRHDAPPPPDWTFSVLGPLRGWYRDTEVDLGSRQQQAVLAALLLRDGAQVGIEELVDGLWRDAPRAAVGTVRTHLSRLNRLLNPSGDADRVIRSAAGGYHLPSATFSLDLTGFRHLLDASSTAPTDDAARGLRAALHLWCGTALLGLPGPYLEGQRRRLMLMRSAALERRIAIDIEQGRCVEALADLVVVAAEQPYDEALCALHMRTLWKLGRRAEALAEYHRIRGLLAAEVGVDPGLALQDLYLRILSSADNAGRLRRKLPRSPGRSMMLLGAGGG from the coding sequence ATGATCGACCAGCGACACGACGCGCCACCGCCACCGGACTGGACCTTCTCCGTCCTCGGACCGTTGCGGGGGTGGTACCGCGACACCGAGGTGGATCTCGGCTCCCGCCAGCAGCAGGCGGTCCTCGCGGCCCTGCTGCTGCGCGACGGCGCGCAGGTGGGCATCGAGGAGTTGGTCGACGGCCTGTGGCGGGATGCCCCGCGCGCCGCCGTCGGGACCGTCCGCACCCACCTCTCGCGGTTGAACCGTCTCCTGAACCCCTCGGGCGATGCGGATCGGGTCATCCGGTCGGCCGCCGGCGGCTACCATCTGCCGTCGGCCACCTTCAGCCTGGACCTGACCGGCTTCCGCCACCTGCTTGACGCGTCCTCGACCGCACCGACGGACGACGCGGCACGGGGCCTGCGGGCCGCGCTGCACCTGTGGTGCGGCACGGCGTTGCTCGGGCTACCTGGGCCGTACCTGGAGGGCCAGCGTCGCCGCCTCATGCTGATGCGGTCGGCCGCGCTGGAGCGGCGCATCGCCATCGACATCGAGCAGGGCAGGTGCGTCGAGGCGCTGGCCGACCTGGTCGTCGTCGCCGCCGAGCAGCCGTACGACGAAGCACTCTGCGCGCTGCACATGCGCACCCTCTGGAAGCTGGGACGCCGGGCTGAGGCACTGGCCGAATACCACCGTATCCGCGGGCTCCTCGCCGCGGAGGTGGGCGTCGACCCCGGCCTCGCCCTCCAGGATCTCTACCTGCGGATACTGTCTAGTGCGGACAACGCCGGCAGGCTGCGGCGTAAGCTACCGCGCAGCCCTGGTCGGTCGATGATGCTCCTCGGTGCCGGCGGCGGGTAG
- a CDS encoding phenylacetate--CoA ligase family protein codes for MRDLNRYALGTTAVPGWLGPNEWSEDEDEATRALELFQDVAATVPAYRSFLEAHGLDPTEIQAVDDFARIPLLTKEGYQRRYPLPDLCRGGRLDGCDVVAVSSGSSGQPTVWPRSTVDELVVSQRFEQVMHGSFRADTRRTLAVVCFALGNWVGGMYTAACWRHLASRGYAITIATPGNNVEEILRVVTELGPHFDQVVLAGYPPFLKGLIDAGVERDIDWPRYSIRLLLAGEVFSEQWRDLVGRRAGMSRPAFDSASLYGTADAGVLGNETPLSITIRRFLAANPAAARELFGADRLPTLVQYDPMTRYFETHGHTLVFSCDGEVPLVRYHIADEGGVVPYQRMLRFCRDRGFDPLAAVVEGDPHAGDAVPTRGAPALPFVYVFGRSLFAVSYFGANVYPENIAAGLEHPDVAEWVTGKFVLGVTTDAEHEPALSVVVELAPGIHPELARAAVLTESVHAALLRLNSEFAHYVPSGRQLPRVDMRTTGDAEYFPPGVKHRYTRAG; via the coding sequence ATGCGTGACCTAAACCGCTACGCGCTGGGCACGACCGCTGTGCCGGGCTGGCTCGGACCGAACGAGTGGAGCGAAGACGAGGACGAGGCGACCCGGGCGCTGGAGCTGTTCCAGGATGTGGCGGCCACCGTGCCGGCCTATCGGAGCTTTCTGGAGGCGCACGGCCTGGATCCGACGGAGATCCAAGCGGTCGACGACTTCGCGCGGATTCCCCTGTTGACCAAGGAGGGCTACCAGCGCCGGTACCCGCTGCCCGACCTGTGCCGTGGCGGCCGGCTGGACGGCTGCGACGTGGTGGCGGTTTCCTCGGGCTCGTCCGGGCAGCCCACCGTGTGGCCCCGCTCGACGGTGGACGAGTTGGTCGTCAGCCAACGGTTCGAGCAGGTCATGCACGGCAGCTTCCGGGCCGACACCCGGCGCACCCTCGCCGTGGTCTGCTTCGCGCTGGGCAACTGGGTCGGCGGGATGTACACCGCCGCCTGCTGGCGTCACCTCGCCAGCCGCGGCTACGCGATAACGATCGCCACTCCCGGCAACAACGTCGAGGAGATCCTCCGCGTCGTCACCGAGCTCGGACCGCACTTCGACCAGGTGGTGTTGGCCGGCTATCCACCCTTCCTCAAGGGCCTCATCGACGCTGGCGTTGAACGCGACATCGACTGGCCCCGGTACTCGATCCGGCTGCTGCTCGCCGGCGAGGTGTTCAGCGAGCAATGGCGCGACCTGGTGGGCCGCCGGGCGGGGATGTCCCGGCCGGCCTTCGACTCGGCGTCGCTGTACGGCACGGCCGACGCGGGGGTGCTCGGCAACGAGACGCCGTTGAGCATCACCATCCGTCGGTTCCTGGCCGCGAACCCGGCCGCGGCACGGGAACTGTTCGGTGCCGACCGGCTCCCCACACTGGTGCAGTACGACCCGATGACCCGCTACTTCGAGACGCACGGGCACACCCTCGTCTTCAGCTGTGACGGCGAGGTGCCGCTGGTCCGCTACCACATCGCGGACGAGGGTGGGGTCGTGCCGTACCAGCGGATGCTGCGCTTCTGCCGCGACCGGGGCTTCGATCCACTCGCGGCGGTCGTGGAGGGCGATCCCCACGCCGGCGACGCCGTCCCGACACGGGGTGCGCCCGCGCTGCCCTTCGTCTACGTCTTCGGCCGTTCCCTGTTCGCCGTCTCGTACTTCGGTGCGAACGTCTATCCGGAGAACATCGCGGCAGGACTGGAACACCCCGACGTCGCGGAGTGGGTGACCGGGAAGTTCGTGCTCGGCGTGACGACCGATGCCGAGCACGAACCTGCGCTCTCCGTCGTGGTGGAGTTGGCTCCGGGGATCCACCCCGAACTGGCGCGCGCCGCTGTCCTGACCGAGTCGGTGCACGCCGCGCTGCTGCGGCTCAATAGCGAGTTCGCCCACTACGTACCATCCGGACGACAGCTGCCGCGGGTTGACATGCGCACCACCGGTGACGCCGAGTACTTTCCACCTGGGGTCAAGCACCGCTACACCCGGGCGGGTTAG
- a CDS encoding S8 family serine peptidase, which yields MSWPQGRMAPHLVWPLTGGRGTVVAVVDTGVSRVSPSLAGAVRSGRDVVTGGPATDDCLGRGTALAGIVAARPTPGTAMAGMAPESEVLPIRVVDPAGRVPPDALADGIRAAAAERATVILVGAGVPIDSAGLRAAVAEAVAADSLIVAVATTGDDGSEVSYPAAYPQVLAVTGVNVDGAPIAAGDPSQAGGRQGSVDLAAPAAGGYSIGPAGPGHYRVGGPAVAAAYVAGTAALVRSYHPGLGWSQVRDRLLATAEPPPARYAGALGAGTVDPYAAVSGVVARPSSPPTLRGAAVVLPGPPNTDPAIRIAGIAGSMLLAVAAATAAVALTLRSARRRRR from the coding sequence ATGTCCTGGCCACAGGGCCGGATGGCGCCGCACCTGGTGTGGCCGCTGACCGGCGGCCGCGGGACGGTGGTGGCGGTGGTCGACACCGGGGTGAGCCGCGTCAGCCCGTCCCTGGCCGGCGCGGTGCGATCCGGCCGGGACGTGGTCACGGGCGGCCCCGCCACGGATGACTGCCTCGGCCGGGGCACCGCGCTCGCGGGGATCGTCGCGGCCCGCCCGACGCCGGGTACGGCGATGGCCGGAATGGCGCCCGAGTCCGAAGTCCTGCCGATCCGCGTGGTGGATCCCGCCGGACGGGTACCACCGGACGCCCTGGCCGATGGCATACGGGCCGCCGCCGCCGAACGGGCGACGGTCATCCTGGTCGGGGCGGGTGTTCCGATCGACAGTGCCGGCCTGCGGGCCGCCGTGGCCGAGGCCGTGGCCGCCGACAGCCTGATCGTCGCCGTGGCGACGACCGGCGACGACGGCTCCGAAGTGTCCTACCCGGCGGCCTACCCGCAGGTGCTGGCGGTTACGGGCGTCAACGTCGACGGCGCGCCGATCGCCGCCGGCGACCCCAGCCAGGCCGGCGGCCGGCAGGGGAGCGTCGACCTGGCCGCACCAGCCGCCGGCGGTTACAGCATCGGGCCGGCTGGACCGGGGCACTACCGTGTCGGCGGCCCTGCCGTGGCCGCCGCGTACGTGGCCGGCACGGCGGCGCTCGTCCGCTCGTACCATCCCGGTCTGGGTTGGTCGCAGGTTCGCGACCGGCTGCTGGCGACCGCCGAGCCGCCGCCCGCCCGGTACGCCGGGGCACTCGGCGCCGGCACCGTCGACCCGTACGCCGCCGTGTCCGGCGTGGTGGCCCGCCCGTCGTCGCCACCGACGCTCCGGGGCGCGGCGGTGGTCCTGCCGGGGCCGCCGAACACGGACCCGGCGATCCGGATCGCCGGGATCGCCGGCTCGATGCTGCTCGCCGTCGCCGCCGCGACCGCGGCGGTGGCCCTCACTCTCCGGTCGGCGCGGCGGCGTCGACGGTAG